One Natronomonas moolapensis 8.8.11 genomic region harbors:
- a CDS encoding DUF7556 family protein produces MSQNQAAPMPASDCDVMAAVDRGDAGEQLVIAELCREEAYVTMSTEATVTVDEWR; encoded by the coding sequence ATGTCGCAGAACCAGGCGGCTCCGATGCCGGCTTCCGACTGTGATGTCATGGCCGCGGTGGACCGAGGCGACGCGGGCGAACAGCTCGTGATCGCCGAGCTCTGTCGGGAGGAGGCCTATGTCACCATGTCGACGGAGGCGACGGTCACAGTCGACGAGTGGCGATAG
- a CDS encoding PPC domain-containing DNA-binding protein, with translation MDYRHVEGGREYVGRLEHGGDWRGQIEAFAEEEGIDAAFFFGLGAVQDATVLYYDQDDQEYYPEEFDEPLEVTTALGNISHLDGGLFAHTHATFSRADGTMLGGHLDSGTVFAGEVYVRELDTHLEREHDEVTDLDLWPL, from the coding sequence ATGGATTATCGGCACGTCGAGGGCGGCCGGGAGTACGTCGGGCGGCTCGAACACGGCGGGGACTGGCGGGGACAGATCGAGGCGTTCGCCGAGGAGGAAGGAATCGACGCCGCGTTCTTTTTCGGGTTGGGCGCGGTCCAGGACGCGACCGTCCTCTACTACGATCAAGACGACCAGGAGTACTACCCCGAGGAGTTCGACGAACCGCTCGAGGTGACGACGGCGCTCGGGAACATCTCCCACCTCGACGGGGGGCTGTTCGCCCACACCCACGCGACGTTCTCCCGGGCCGACGGGACGATGCTCGGCGGCCACCTCGACTCGGGAACGGTGTTCGCGGGCGAAGTGTACGTCCGCGAACTCGACACCCATCTCGAACGCGAGCACGACGAGGTCACGGACCTCGACCTGTGGCCGCTGTAG
- a CDS encoding DNA-directed DNA polymerase II large subunit translates to MRPDDERYFERLEEDLDEALSVAREARRRGGDPTEDVEIPIAKDMADRVENILGIDGVAHRVREMEDDPDLSREEAALELAADFAEGTVGDYDTRAGKIEGAVRTAVALLTEGVVAAPIEGIDRVELLENDDGTEFVNIYYAGPIRSAGGTAQALSVLVADYTRTLLGIEEYDTRSDEVERYAEELSLYDNETGLQYAPKDKEAKFIAEHMPVMLDGEATGDEEVSGFRDLERVDTNNARGGMCLVLGEGIAQKAPKIQRYTSQLAEVEWPWLQDLIDGNYGGDAAEGEGDGDRENATADGENATADGENATANNGGAESNESGGVEETSGANGGAETDETGEAGGAEAHDGPPRPDPADKFLRDLIAGRPVFGHPSEVGGFRLRYGRARNHGFATAGVHPATMHLVDDFLATGTQIKTERPGKAAGVVPVDTIEGPTVRLANGDVRRIDDPEEALEIRNGVEAILDLGEYLVNYGEFVENNHPLSPAGYAPEWWRRDLEAAGADVQALSDSPRVDLEHPETEQALEWIERYDAPLHPEYTYLWHDLDVERFEALVEAVSAGHWAEADGATVGETTAEHRPTDSGRTLVVGHTDPVREALEVLLVEHEQGEETLTISDAVPLVRSLGLSDDLERTWEALSPEARRWDGGGNAMKAVNEVAPFEIRERAPTRIGCRMGRPEKSEKRDLSPAVHTLFPINEAGGPQRNVADAAKHADSMRDTPGELEVQVGRRRCPDCSVSTFRARCPECSGVTEPHYVCYNCDIDVEPDESGRAICPNCESEADAVQRTTIDVDEEYRSALENVGERENAFGVLKGVQGLSSEHKVPEPIEKGILRAKNDVSAFKDGTVRYDMTDLPVTSVRPAELDVSVGQLKSLGYEEDIHGQPLTHEEQLIELRVQDVVLSEGAAEHMLRTADFVDDLLEQYYGMERYYELDDREDLIGELVFGMAPHTSAAVVGRVIGFTSAAVGYAHPYFHAAKRRNCFHPETKLRYEDDDGWHYEKIETLVESRLEDPESDDFGALVQQLDGDVYVPSVTEGGREIIRPVAAVSKHVAPEHLIKIETEGGRTLRVTPDHTMLRLGNRSETESAVGIERVPASGVEVGDLLPRDTRKQSMAASAEQSMAASAEQSMAASAEQSMAASAEQSMAASAEQSMAASAEQSIAASAEQSIAASAEQSMAASAESTEWAPKPHRADGGNGIDTVTSVEYKKYDIENTYCLTVERTNTVSADGVYTGQCDGDEDCVMLLMDGIINFSKSFLPNQRGGRMDAPLVMSSRIDPTEIDDEAHNMDIVSEYPREFYEATREMADPDEVGELIRIGENTLGTDDQYRGFQHTHDTVDIAAGPDLSAYKTLGDMMEKMNAQLELSRKLRSVDETDVAERVIEYHFLPDIIGNLRAFSRQETRCLDCGEKFRRVPLTGDCRECGGRVNLTVHEGSVKKYIDTAIQVAKEYGCREYTKQRLQILDRAVESVFEDDTNRPTTLGDYM, encoded by the coding sequence ATGCGACCGGACGACGAACGGTACTTCGAACGGCTGGAGGAGGACCTCGACGAAGCGCTGTCGGTCGCCCGTGAGGCGCGCCGCCGCGGCGGGGACCCGACCGAGGACGTCGAAATCCCGATCGCGAAGGACATGGCCGACCGCGTCGAGAACATCCTCGGGATCGACGGCGTCGCCCATCGCGTCCGGGAGATGGAGGACGATCCCGACCTCTCCCGGGAGGAGGCGGCCTTGGAACTCGCGGCGGACTTCGCGGAGGGGACGGTCGGCGACTACGACACCCGCGCGGGGAAGATCGAGGGGGCGGTCCGGACCGCCGTTGCGCTCCTGACCGAGGGCGTCGTCGCCGCCCCGATCGAGGGGATCGACCGCGTGGAACTCCTCGAGAACGACGACGGGACGGAGTTCGTCAACATCTACTACGCCGGGCCGATCCGGTCGGCGGGCGGGACCGCACAGGCGCTGTCGGTGCTCGTCGCCGACTACACCCGGACGCTCCTCGGGATCGAGGAGTACGACACCCGCAGCGACGAGGTCGAACGCTACGCCGAGGAACTGTCGCTGTACGACAACGAGACGGGACTGCAGTACGCCCCGAAAGACAAGGAAGCGAAGTTCATCGCAGAGCACATGCCCGTCATGCTCGACGGCGAGGCGACGGGCGACGAAGAGGTCTCTGGCTTTCGGGACCTCGAACGGGTCGACACCAACAACGCCCGGGGCGGGATGTGTCTCGTGTTGGGCGAGGGAATCGCCCAGAAGGCCCCGAAGATCCAGCGCTACACCTCCCAACTCGCGGAGGTCGAGTGGCCGTGGCTACAGGATCTCATCGACGGGAACTACGGCGGGGACGCGGCCGAGGGGGAGGGGGATGGCGACAGAGAGAACGCGACAGCCGACGGAGAGAACGCGACGGCCGACGGAGAGAACGCGACGGCCAATAACGGAGGCGCGGAATCCAACGAGTCGGGCGGGGTGGAGGAGACGAGCGGAGCCAACGGAGGAGCAGAGACGGACGAAACAGGTGAAGCGGGGGGAGCCGAGGCCCACGACGGCCCACCGAGACCCGACCCGGCGGACAAGTTCCTCAGGGATCTCATCGCCGGCCGACCGGTGTTCGGCCACCCCTCCGAGGTCGGCGGTTTCCGGCTCCGGTACGGCCGGGCGCGAAACCACGGCTTCGCGACCGCCGGGGTGCATCCGGCGACGATGCACCTCGTCGACGACTTCCTCGCGACCGGCACGCAGATCAAGACCGAACGCCCCGGTAAGGCCGCCGGCGTTGTCCCGGTGGATACGATAGAGGGGCCGACCGTCCGACTCGCCAACGGGGACGTCCGACGGATCGACGACCCCGAGGAAGCCCTCGAGATCCGCAACGGCGTCGAGGCCATCCTCGATCTGGGCGAGTACCTCGTCAACTACGGGGAGTTCGTCGAGAACAACCACCCGCTCTCGCCGGCGGGGTACGCCCCGGAGTGGTGGCGACGCGACCTCGAGGCGGCGGGGGCGGACGTGCAGGCGCTCTCGGATTCCCCCCGCGTCGACCTCGAACACCCCGAGACGGAGCAGGCGTTGGAGTGGATCGAGAGGTACGACGCGCCGCTGCATCCCGAGTACACGTACCTGTGGCACGACCTCGATGTCGAGCGATTCGAGGCGCTCGTCGAGGCGGTGAGCGCCGGCCACTGGGCGGAAGCGGACGGGGCGACCGTGGGGGAGACGACCGCAGAGCATCGCCCGACGGACTCCGGCCGAACGCTCGTCGTCGGGCACACCGATCCGGTCCGGGAGGCACTGGAGGTCCTGCTTGTCGAGCACGAACAGGGCGAAGAGACGCTGACGATCTCGGATGCGGTCCCGCTGGTCCGGTCGCTCGGGTTGAGCGACGATCTCGAACGGACGTGGGAGGCGTTGTCCCCCGAGGCCCGCCGGTGGGACGGCGGCGGGAACGCGATGAAGGCGGTCAACGAGGTCGCACCCTTCGAGATCAGAGAGCGAGCGCCGACTCGGATCGGCTGTCGGATGGGCCGGCCCGAGAAGTCCGAAAAGCGCGACCTCTCGCCGGCCGTCCACACGCTGTTTCCGATCAACGAGGCCGGTGGACCCCAACGCAACGTCGCCGACGCCGCGAAACACGCCGATTCGATGCGGGACACGCCGGGGGAACTCGAGGTGCAGGTCGGGAGGCGGCGGTGTCCCGACTGCTCGGTGTCGACGTTCCGGGCGCGGTGTCCGGAGTGCAGCGGCGTCACCGAACCACACTACGTCTGTTACAACTGCGACATCGACGTCGAACCGGACGAGTCCGGACGCGCGATCTGTCCGAACTGCGAAAGCGAGGCCGACGCCGTCCAACGGACGACGATCGACGTCGACGAGGAGTACCGGTCGGCGCTCGAGAACGTCGGTGAACGCGAGAACGCCTTCGGCGTATTAAAAGGCGTCCAGGGGCTCTCCTCGGAGCACAAGGTTCCCGAGCCGATCGAAAAGGGAATTCTGCGGGCGAAGAACGACGTCTCGGCGTTCAAGGACGGGACTGTCCGCTACGACATGACGGATCTACCGGTCACGTCGGTTCGGCCCGCCGAACTGGACGTCTCAGTCGGGCAGTTGAAGTCGCTCGGCTACGAGGAGGATATCCACGGCCAGCCGCTGACCCACGAGGAACAGCTGATCGAGTTGCGCGTCCAGGACGTGGTGCTCTCGGAGGGGGCGGCCGAACACATGCTCCGGACCGCCGACTTCGTCGACGACCTCTTGGAGCAGTACTACGGGATGGAGCGATACTACGAACTCGACGACCGCGAGGACTTGATCGGCGAGTTGGTCTTCGGAATGGCTCCACACACCTCCGCCGCGGTCGTCGGGAGAGTGATCGGGTTTACTTCGGCCGCTGTCGGGTACGCACATCCGTACTTTCACGCCGCGAAGCGCCGCAACTGTTTCCATCCGGAGACGAAACTCCGGTACGAGGACGACGACGGGTGGCACTACGAAAAGATCGAGACACTCGTCGAATCGCGGCTCGAAGATCCCGAATCAGATGATTTCGGGGCGCTGGTACAGCAGTTGGACGGCGATGTGTACGTGCCGTCAGTGACGGAGGGGGGACGAGAAATAATTCGTCCCGTCGCGGCCGTCTCGAAGCATGTCGCGCCGGAGCACCTGATCAAAATTGAGACCGAGGGCGGGCGAACGCTTCGGGTGACACCCGACCACACGATGTTACGGCTCGGTAACCGTAGTGAGACGGAATCGGCGGTCGGTATCGAGCGGGTACCGGCGAGCGGCGTCGAAGTAGGGGATTTGCTTCCGAGAGACACACGCAAACAGAGCATGGCGGCATCGGCAGAACAGAGCATGGCGGCATCGGCAGAACAGAGCATGGCGGCATCGGCAGAACAGAGCATGGCGGCATCGGCAGAACAGAGCATGGCGGCATCGGCAGAACAGAGCATGGCGGCATCGGCAGAACAGAGCATAGCGGCATCGGCAGAACAGAGCATAGCGGCATCGGCAGAACAGAGCATGGCGGCATCGGCAGAGTCGACAGAGTGGGCGCCGAAACCACATCGCGCGGATGGTGGGAACGGGATTGATACCGTTACTTCCGTCGAATATAAAAAATACGATATAGAAAATACCTATTGTCTTACAGTTGAGCGCACGAACACAGTATCGGCAGATGGGGTATATACCGGCCAATGTGACGGTGACGAGGACTGTGTTATGCTTCTTATGGACGGCATTATAAATTTCTCTAAGTCTTTCTTACCAAATCAGAGGGGCGGTCGGATGGACGCACCCTTGGTCATGTCCTCCCGCATCGACCCGACGGAGATCGACGACGAGGCCCACAACATGGACATCGTCTCGGAGTACCCCCGCGAGTTCTACGAGGCGACGCGGGAGATGGCCGACCCCGACGAGGTCGGGGAGTTGATCCGGATCGGCGAGAACACGCTGGGGACGGACGACCAGTACCGCGGATTCCAGCACACCCACGACACCGTCGACATCGCGGCGGGGCCGGACCTGTCGGCGTACAAGACGCTGGGCGACATGATGGAAAAAATGAACGCCCAGCTGGAGCTCTCGAGGAAGCTGCGATCGGTCGACGAGACCGACGTGGCCGAACGGGTCATCGAGTACCACTTCCTGCCCGACATCATCGGCAACCTCCGGGCGTTCTCGAGACAGGAGACGCGGTGTCTCGACTGCGGCGAGAAGTTCCGCCGAGTGCCCCTGACAGGTGATTGTCGGGAGTGCGGCGGTCGGGTGAACCTCACGGTCCACGAGGGCTCGGTGAAAAAGTACATCGACACCGCGATCCAAGTCGCCAAGGAGTACGGCTGCCGGGAGTACACCAAACAGCGGCTCCAAATCCTGGACCGCGCCGTCGAGTCGGTGTTCGAGGACGACACGAACAGACCCACGACCCTTGGGGATTATATGTGA
- a CDS encoding PH domain-containing protein: protein MSQNTDDRDFLNDENESAAHSRSSQDGNPSDTNKLMKIKPTIKPELIQFGLVLIIGFGLIAILYDNPQLLGTVEATNIALVFVQIVIAIVLIRIIIQILIIRSTVYTITDRQVRSEYDLLGRNKSREVPYNRIRSVGYSQGRIENILKIGTISINKGLGGLELTSIPSGDEAYRIIQRQIERAT from the coding sequence ATGAGTCAAAATACGGATGATCGAGATTTTTTAAATGATGAAAATGAATCAGCTGCGCATTCTAGATCATCACAGGATGGAAATCCATCCGATACGAACAAGTTGATGAAAATCAAACCAACAATCAAGCCGGAGCTTATCCAGTTTGGACTAGTTTTAATTATCGGATTCGGCTTAATTGCCATACTATACGATAATCCGCAATTATTAGGGACGGTTGAAGCTACTAACATAGCACTCGTATTCGTGCAAATAGTGATTGCTATAGTTCTTATACGGATAATTATACAGATACTCATAATACGGAGTACAGTGTACACTATCACGGACCGGCAAGTTCGTAGTGAATACGATTTGCTTGGACGGAATAAATCAAGAGAGGTTCCGTATAATCGGATCCGGAGCGTTGGGTACTCGCAGGGGCGTATTGAGAATATCTTGAAGATCGGGACAATCTCAATTAATAAAGGACTGGGAGGCTTAGAACTCACAAGCATCCCAAGCGGTGATGAGGCGTACCGAATAATCCAGAGGCAGATTGAAAGAGCAACATAG